One window of the Lynx canadensis isolate LIC74 chromosome D3, mLynCan4.pri.v2, whole genome shotgun sequence genome contains the following:
- the LOC115528390 gene encoding poly(rC)-binding protein 2-like produces the protein MDTGVIEGGLNVTLTIRLLMHGKEVGSIIGKKGESVKKMREESGARINISERNCPERIITLAGPTNAIFKAFAMIIDKLEEDISSSMTNSTAASRPPVTLRLVVPASQCGSLIGKGGCKIKEIRESTGAQVQVAGDMLPNSTERAITIAGIPQSIIECVKQICVVMLESPLKGVTIPYRPKPSSSPVIFAGGQAYTIQGQYAIPQPDLTKLHQLAMQQSHFPMTHGNTGFSGLDASAQTTSHELTIPNDLIGCIIGRQGAKINEIRQMSGAQIKIANPVEGSTDSQVTITGSAASISLAQYLINVRLSLETGGMGSS, from the coding sequence ATGGACACCGGTGTGATTGAAGGTGGATTAAACGTCACTCTCACCATCCGGCTACTTATGCATGGAAAGGAAGTTGGCAGTATCATCGGAAAGAAAGGAGAATCAGTTAAGAAGATGCGTGAGGAGAGTGGTGCACGTATCAACATCTCAGAAAGGAATTGTCCTGAGAGAATTATCACTTTGGCTGGACCCACTAATGCCATCTTCAAAGCCTTTGCTATGATCATTGACAAACTGGAAGAGGACATCAGCAGCTCTATGACCAATAGCACAGCTGCCAGTAGACCCCCAGTAACCCTGAGGCTGGTGGTCCCTGCTAGTCAGTGTGGCTCTCTCATTGGGAAAGGTGGTTGCAAGATCAAGGAAATACGAGAGAGTACAGGGGCTCAGGTCCAGGTGGCAGGGGATATGCTCCCCAACTCAACTGAGCGGGCCATCACTATTGCTGGCATTCCGCAATCCATCATTGAGTGTGTGAAACAGATCTGCGTGGTCATGTTGGAGTCCCCCCTGAAGGGCGTGACCATCCCGTACCGGCCCAAGCCGTCCAGTTCTCCAGTCATCTTTGCAGGTGGTCAGGCCTATACCATTCAAGGACAGTATGCCATTCCACAGCCAGATTTGACCAAGCTGCACCAGTTGGCAATGCAACAGTCTCATTTTCCCATGACGCATGGCAACACCGGATTCAGTGGTTTGGATGCATCTGCTCAGACTACTTCTCATGAACTCACCATTCCAAACGATTTGATTGGCTGCATAATCGGGCGCCAAGGCGCCAAAATCAATGAGATCCGTCAGATGTCTGGGGCGCAGATCAAAATTGCGAACCCAGTGGAAGGATCTACTGATAGTCAGGTTACCATCACTGGATCTGCTGCCAGCATTAGCCTGGCTCAATATCTAATCAATGTCAGGCTTTCCTTGGAGACGGGTGGCATGGGGAGCAGCTAG